TAGCGGCTTCCTCTGTAGCCCCGCTTTCTTGCGCTATTGAATGAATGTAAGCGGCAACTTTCCAAGTGTCATCAACACTGATTTTATTACCCCATTTCGGCATACCCTTAGGCCTGCCATCATAAATTGATATAAAAATATTTCTGTCCGAATTTCCGTATTTCCAAAATGAGTCAACCAAACTGGGACCGATTTTTCCCTTACCATCTTCTCCATGACAGGATTTACATCTTTTCATATATATTTTTTTCCCCTCGGCTATTGCTTGACTGTCATCTTCAAAGGGGTTTTCTGCACCTTCCGGAATTATACTTTCTGCAGTCGAAACAACCTTCGGCTTGCCTGAAACTCCAAGTCTTTGTAGATAAGCAATCAATGCATCGAGCTCGGTTTTGCCTTCGAGAGCCATCAATTCTTTTTCTGTGTAAGGATATCCCAATGTTTCCATCTTCTTTAAAGTTAAAGATGTATCCAGAGGTCTTTCAGCAAGAAATGCATATGATGGCATTATAGAATCTGGAACGATACTTCTTGGATTTTTCATATGCTCTATATGCCAACTATCAGGATATTTACCGCCAATTCTTGCAAGGTCTGGTCCTGTCCTTTTCGAGCCCCAAAGGAAGGGAGCATCGTATTCGAACTCCCATATCTTTGAATAATCTCCATATCTCGATATCTCATCAGGCAAGGGCCTTACCGTCTGTGTATGACAATTGTTGCATCCTTCTCTGATATATATGTCTCTCCCTTCGAGTTCAAGAGGTGTGTAAGGCATATTTTCTTCATTATGAGGAGTCATCATATCAGTCATAAAGTAAGGAACAACCATTGTTACGATTGTGCCTATTAGAATAACTATGAGCGCAGCAACTGTAAGGAGAACAGGTTTTTCTTCAATAGCCATCAGACAGCCTCCTTTGATGATTTAAAGGTCATAACGATATTATAAGCAAATATGACAAAGCCAATGAAATATATTATTCCTCCTATGGCTCTTGCTCCCCAATATGGCTTTGTAAAATTCACTACATCCATAAATGTATAAACCAAACTTCCATCAGGATTTACTGCCTTCCATTTAAACCCTTCGGCAATACCTGCAATCCACATACTGATTGTGTAAATAAGTTGTCCTATAAAGACCAGCCAGAAATGGGTATTGGCAAGCTTTATACTATGAAGTCCATTTTTGTTTAATTTGGAGGCGATATAATAGGCACCTCCGCATATTGTCAATGTTACCCAGCCCATAGTGCCCATATGGACATGGCCGATAATATAGTCAGTATAGTGAACGATTCTACTCCATGACCTGATGGACTGAGAAGGTCCCTGAAGTGTTTGAAGGGCATAAAAGAGCATACCGATTACAAAAAACTTGGTGAGGTAATTGGTGCGCATCTTATCCCAATTTCCCTTCATCGTATAGACACAGTTGATTACTGTTGCATATGAGGGAGCAATCAAGAAGATGCTGAAAGCAATAGCCACAGTCTCAATCCAATCAGGCATTGGTGTATAAATCAAATGATGCGCTCCAGTCCATAGATAGGCAAAAAGGAGCGACCAAAAGCCTATTATCGAGAGTCTATGGCTGTATATGGGCAATGAAGTAGATACAGGGAGAAAATAGTAGAAGAATCCTATTATTGGAGTTGTAAAAAGAAATGCTACTACATTATGTCCATACCACCACTCTACATTTGCATCGTTTGCTCCTCTAAATACGCTGTACGATTTGAACAGAGAGACCGGAATTTCGAGATTGTTAACTATGTAAAGAACAGCGATAGTTACTACTGTGGCAATCAAATACCATGCTGTAACATAGAGATGTTTCTCTCTACCATTTAAAATTGTTCCAAATATATTGATGGCAAAGATAACCCAGATGATTACAACAACGATGTCAAGTGGCCATTCTAATTCGGCATATTCCTTTGATGTATTCATTCCTGCAAAAAGTGATAGTGCTGCCAATGCTACTGCAATGTTGAAAAGATAAACATTGAATTTTGCGAGTTTTGGAGCATAGAGTGATGCTCTTGTGAGCTTCTGCACGATATAATAGTAGAGACCTATGATGATCCCAACTGCAAACCCTATGGCAAGTCCATTTGTATGGACAACCCGCAGGCGCCCATAGGTAATCCATGGGGCAAAATTCATTCCCGGCATCACCAATTCCAAACTTAGATAGATGCCGATTAGAATCCCGACAATACCCCAGAAGATTGATGAAAGAATAAATCCTTTTGACGCTGAAAAATCATAATCAACATTCCCATTCATCTTTACTCTCCGGTATTTTTTAAAATTTTTGTAAAAGTATAGGATTTAAAACATTTGATTAAGTTTTCCTGAATTTCTTTACAGACTCTGTGGAATGGACAAGTAGGTTTTCTATGGCATTCAAAATTATTGCTTAAGCAAATATTTATTTCAGGTACACCTTCCATTATCTCTATTACTTTAAAAAGTGTAATTCTGCTTGGAGCCAATTTGAGTTTATATCCGCCTTTTTTTC
This genomic stretch from Candidatus Schekmanbacteria bacterium harbors:
- a CDS encoding Rrf2 family transcriptional regulator, with the protein product MDNLLKLKRETDYAVRCILHIARKKNRKISNVATISEEEDIPTAFVAKILQRLTKGGIVEPIRGKKGGYKLKLAPSRITLFKVIEIMEGVPEINICLSNNFECHRKPTCPFHRVCKEIQENLIKCFKSYTFTKILKNTGE
- the ccoO gene encoding cytochrome-c oxidase, cbb3-type subunit II, whose protein sequence is MAIEEKPVLLTVAALIVILIGTIVTMVVPYFMTDMMTPHNEENMPYTPLELEGRDIYIREGCNNCHTQTVRPLPDEISRYGDYSKIWEFEYDAPFLWGSKRTGPDLARIGGKYPDSWHIEHMKNPRSIVPDSIMPSYAFLAERPLDTSLTLKKMETLGYPYTEKELMALEGKTELDALIAYLQRLGVSGKPKVVSTAESIIPEGAENPFEDDSQAIAEGKKIYMKRCKSCHGEDGKGKIGPSLVDSFWKYGNSDRNIFISIYDGRPKGMPKWGNKISVDDTWKVAAYIHSIAQESGATEEAAKVKLPEGATNPYAGEKSSIDHGKEVFAVNCAVCHNKDATGKIGPNLRDSEWIYGGSDKDMFETIYNGTPKGMPTWGKKLSDKDIWDVINFIKSLS
- a CDS encoding cytochrome C oxidase Cbb3 (CcoN; FixN), whose product is MNGNVDYDFSASKGFILSSIFWGIVGILIGIYLSLELVMPGMNFAPWITYGRLRVVHTNGLAIGFAVGIIIGLYYYIVQKLTRASLYAPKLAKFNVYLFNIAVALAALSLFAGMNTSKEYAELEWPLDIVVVIIWVIFAINIFGTILNGREKHLYVTAWYLIATVVTIAVLYIVNNLEIPVSLFKSYSVFRGANDANVEWWYGHNVVAFLFTTPIIGFFYYFLPVSTSLPIYSHRLSIIGFWSLLFAYLWTGAHHLIYTPMPDWIETVAIAFSIFLIAPSYATVINCVYTMKGNWDKMRTNYLTKFFVIGMLFYALQTLQGPSQSIRSWSRIVHYTDYIIGHVHMGTMGWVTLTICGGAYYIASKLNKNGLHSIKLANTHFWLVFIGQLIYTISMWIAGIAEGFKWKAVNPDGSLVYTFMDVVNFTKPYWGARAIGGIIYFIGFVIFAYNIVMTFKSSKEAV